In Borrelia duttonii Ly, the sequence TATATATAATATTGATGGTAATTAACAAAATTATTGCTTTAATTTTGTTAATTACCATCAATATTATTAAACACCACTCTTTATTTTTGCTTATAACCAATCAAAGATATAGAATGAGTTACTTACAAACAAAGGATTCATTGAAAAATAATTAACGTTTATTTTTTACATAAAAAGAACCGCACAAAATTCTTATTAGGTCAATAATAATGCCAATTCCAAACAAACCAAAAGTAAACATATATAGCAATCCAGTACCAACTCTCCTCGAATAAAATCGATAAATACCAAGATATCCTAAAAAAAAGCACAATATAAATAAAATTAACTTTTTTTCATTATAACAAAGTACACTAGAATTCATTTCATAACAGTTTAACTTATTTGAAACTCCACAATTAACACACATAGCAACCTCTTTTTAACAGCCTTGCCACAAGAAGTACAATACACTTCATCAATACTTTTAGACATATTATTCCTCTCCTATAATTAATAATTTAATACAAGTAATAATATCTGGACCTCAATTTATTTATCATTACTAATTCAATAGATTTATTAAAATAAAAGCATTGAAGAAACTTCAAAGACATATTAATCCTATGAAAAAACTTATAAAAAAAGCATTACAAAATAAATTCGATTCTATTAAATATTAATATAGATAGTAATTAAAAATTAATATTAGAAATAGTCCCTTGTCAAGATTTATTTTAACTATATGAGATAAATATAGCTAAGTTTGTTGACAATTTAATAACCTATTGTCATTTTTTGCCATTTTAATGAATATTAAGACCATTAATAAAAACAAAAATCAAATAAAACCTAATTCAGTCTGGCTATATGATAAACAACATAAAGTTCATCAATAGAATTTGATAATTCTTTTCCTCTCCTATAAAAAAATAACTTTCTGGCATTTTCTTTAACATCTCTAATATCTCCCTGATTTAAAAAAATAGATTCAAAAACAGAAATCATAATTTGAACCAATAAAATATTATTACTATCATTTTCTTTCATACATAATCTGATACTTCGAACAAAATTTTTAGAAATTTCCGCTAATTTTTTTGAAGAACACTGAGACACTATAAAAGAAAACATATCAGCATACATATTTACAGCAGTATCAATAACATTTTCATAAGCATTAATTATCAATTTAACAACATCAACAACTTGATCCATTTTTATTTCGTTACTATCAAAGACAAAATTAACATGATATTTAAAAATTTTCTTAAGTTGTTCAATTGAATCTATCCTCATCTTAGGATTGTGAATTTTAAAATAATTTAAAATATTCTCAAGTTTATCAACAATATTATCAACCTTCATTTTTACTATGACATCTATAGATTCCTTGGTTAATTTAGCATTATCACAATTACCAGAACCATTTACACAATACACATAATTTTTAAGAAAACTATAAATTGTATGATACTCTTGTATAAGAAGACATAACGATCTTGCATATTTAACAGACTTTGTAATAAAAGTCTTAAGTTGAACAATATCATCTTTGCTTAATCGATCAACATCATTTCTAATATTAGCATTATCAATACCAGAATTATTCTCTAGAGCAGGACCATTCCTCATATCAAAACCATTAGCTACAACAAAATCACTCTTGGCTCTAGAACCATTTCTTGCATTACCATTTATATCCTTGACAGTTTTAGTTCCGTCAACTGCATTTTTACATGATACTATAGATATTAGCATCAATAATATAAATACATCATTATATCTGGTCATTTTTCTCCTCCTTTTTAAAATCAAAAGCTTGTGTACAACATTTTACTTCCAAATTAGCAATAATCAAGAATATACTACTGATTAAAATTCATAAAAAAAGTAAACACTGAAATTATATACAGATAGAACATCAATTATATAAATATATTTATCTTGAAATTAAATTTCATCATATATACACTAAGACTTTTACCCTCAATTTAGGGTAAATATAAATGGATAACTATAAAACAATTATTTAAGAAAATTCAAAATTATAAATAATATAAAACTTCACTACAAAATCAAACAATAAATTTTTAATTCTCCAAAACATCATGAGTATGAGATTCTCTTAATGATGCGGAACTTATTTTGACAAATTTAGAATCTCTCTTTAATTCTAATATTGTCTCAACTCCCAAATATCCCATCCCAGACATTAAACCTCCCTTTAATTGAAAGATAATGTCTTTTACCTTGCCAACATAAGGAACCATCCCCTCAATACCCTCAGGAACCAATTTTCCAGGAGAATCTTTACTTTCAAATTGAAAATACCTAGATTTAGAACCCCTAGCCATAGCAGCAAGAGATCCCATACCAACATAAATCTTAAATTTCTTGCCATTATACATTACTTCCTCTGAGGGAGATTCATGAGCCCCAGCAAAAAGATTCCCTATCATCACACTATCAGCTCCTGCAGCAATTGCTTTAACTATATCTCCTGAAAATCTAATACCACCATCTGCTATAATGCAAATATTTGTATCTTTACAAGCCTCAAAAACATCATTAATTGCTGTCAACTGTGGCACACCAACTCCTGCAACTATTCTTGTTGTACATATACTCCCAGGACCTATTCCCACTTTTAAACAATCCGCACCTGCATCAATTAAATCAAAAGCCGCTTCTTTAGTTACTATATTACCTGCAATAACATCCAAATTTGGATATTTACTTTTAATTTTCCTTACAATCTCAATTACCTTAGTAGAATGTCCATGTGCAGAATCAACAACAATAACATCAACATCTGCCTTAACCAATTCTTCAACACGCTCTAAAGTATCAACATCAGTAGAAACAGCTGCCCCAACCCTCAATCTATCATTCATATCTTTACATGCATTTGGAAAATATTCTTGATGTTCAACATGATCTATATCCTTGCAAGTTATTAATCCTCGCAAACTATTTGACTCATCAACAATAAGTAACTTTTCTATCTTATGCTTAAATAAAATCTCTTTGGCTTCTGACAACGTAATATCTTCTTTTGCAGTAATTAATTTTTTAGTCATTGCATTAAT encodes:
- a CDS encoding TM2 domain-containing protein; the encoded protein is MCVNCGVSNKLNCYEMNSSVLCYNEKKLILFILCFFLGYLGIYRFYSRRVGTGLLYMFTFGLFGIGIIIDLIRILCGSFYVKNKR
- the guaB gene encoding IMP dehydrogenase; the protein is MMDKIVKEALTFDDVSLVPRKSSILPSDVNLKTRLTRNIYLNIPFLSSAMDTVTESRMAIAVAKEGGIGVIHKNITIEKQRKEVEIVKSYHRNGIIRNLITINEDTSIKEARRLIVKHNISALPVTDHAGKILGLVTSRDIKYIADDNIPVINAMTKKLITAKEDITLSEAKEILFKHKIEKLLIVDESNSLRGLITCKDIDHVEHQEYFPNACKDMNDRLRVGAAVSTDVDTLERVEELVKADVDVIVVDSAHGHSTKVIEIVRKIKSKYPNLDVIAGNIVTKEAAFDLIDAGADCLKVGIGPGSICTTRIVAGVGVPQLTAINDVFEACKDTNICIIADGGIRFSGDIVKAIAAGADSVMIGNLFAGAHESPSEEVMYNGKKFKIYVGMGSLAAMARGSKSRYFQFESKDSPGKLVPEGIEGMVPYVGKVKDIIFQLKGGLMSGMGYLGVETILELKRDSKFVKISSASLRESHTHDVLEN